A window of Bacillus sp. DX3.1 genomic DNA:
AGCAATTCATTCTCGAAAAACAAAAGCTTGGGATGCAGTTTCTCTATATAAAACGGGTAATGAGATTGCTTTAATGGCAGAAAGAGTGTATCAAGTGATGATAGAGAAGTATGATCTGTTTGCTGTACATGAGGTACAGTCTTTATTTGATGCACTGCCAATTCATAACCGTCAGGAAATGAACGTGAGTGGTAATGATTTATTAGTTTGGACAGAAAAAACACCAGGCCCATGGGTAGCAGAAGTGTTACAAAAGATTGAGGAAGAAGTATTGTATGGAAGATTAGAGAATGAGAAAGAGAACATAAGGGAGTGGCTACAGCAATGCAATCTACTATGAGAAAACAATTATTACAAATTTTTTCTGAAGCAGATGGCGAATTTGTATCCGGTCAAACAATTAGCGACAAGCTTGGCTGCTCAAGAACTGCAGTTTGGAAGCATATGGAGGATCTTAGAAGTGAGGGATATGAATTAGAAGCTGTTCGTCGCCTTGGATATCGAATTAATAGTAAACCGGATAAAGTAACAGCAAATGAAATTCAATTGGGCTTACAGACAGAATTTATCGGCAGAACCGTTTATTTTGAGGAATCAGTAGAGTCAACGCAGCATATTGCGGCACGGCTTGCATATGAAGGGGCAGCCGAAGGAACAATTGTTGTGGCTGAAGAACAATTGGCCGGTCGCGGTCGCTTAAGCCGAAAGTGGCATTCACCGAAAGGTACGGGAATTTGGATGAGCATTATTTTACGCCCAACAGTTCCGGTTCATCAAGCACCACAGCTTACTTTATTAGCAGCTGTTAGCGTTGCACAAGCAATTGAAAAATGTACAGGTGTGAATGTGGGCATTAAATGGCCAAATGATATTTTAATTCAAGGGAAAAAAGCTGTTGGCATATTAACAGAGATGCAAGCAGATCCAGATAAAATTAATGCTGTCATTATTGGAATTGGCATTAATGTAAATCAAAAACAGGAACATTTTGCTGATGAAATCCAACATATTGCGACTTCTTTAGCAATTGAAGTAGGAAAACCAATCGCTCGAGCAGAGCTTATGCAACATATCTTTTTACAAATGGAAAAGTTGTACCAAGAATATTTGAAAAATGGATTCTCTGTTATTAAACTTCTTTGGGAGAGTTATGCAGTGAGCATTGGAAAAGAAATTACGGCTCGTACGATGAAAGATGCAATTACCGGTGTTGCAAAAGGAATTACAGCGGATGGTGTACTCATGTTAGAAGATCATGAAGGGCATATTCATCATATTCATTCTGCAGATATAGAAATAAAGTAAAAGGAAGCTTCCAAGAAGGGAGCTTCTTTTTACTTTATCCCGCAGTAATACCTCCGTCTCAAAATTCGGCAGGAAGTCAAGAAGTTAGGTGGGGGATAAAGACCTTCCCACTGATAAAAGTCTCACTTCATGAACCATGCGTATATCGTTGTGTGTGCCGGAGCAAATGAAATTTCATATACCGAATTATGAAGGGAATTTATTTTTTCAAAAAAGTGTAGCAATTTCATTTCCGAGTTTGCTATAATTAGTTCGAATATGGGCAGTATCGCACAGAACTGCACCACTATTCATGCAATGAAGAAAAAATAATTTGGATTCTGCCTTGATCCAACAACGGACTGGGACAGAGGGATGAAATTTGCCGACTAACACAACCCTTCTGCCCTTTTATGGCCAGAGGGGTTTTTTATATGATTTCGGCCATCTCCTCTCTCCTGTATAAAGGAGGAGTAATTTTTGAAAACGAGAACAGATTTTTTGAAAATGAAAGAGAAAGGTGAGCCGATTACGATGCTTACTGCGTATGATTATCCATCTGCTAAGTTAGCGGAAGAAGCTGAAATCGATATGATTTTAGTAGGGGATTCACTCGGAATGGTTGTACTTGGGTATGATTCTACAATTCCGGTAACGGTAGATGATATGATCCACCATACGAAAGCAGTGCGCCGCGGAGCGAAGGAAACTTTTATTGTAACAGATATGCCGTTTATGTCTTATCACGTATCTCTGCAAGAAACGATGCATAATGCTCGTCGCATTGTGCAAGAGAGCGGAGCACATGCAGTGAAAGTAGAAGGTGCTGATGAGGTAGTATCTATTATTCGTTTCTTAACGAATGCAGGAATTCCAGTTGTGGCTCATCTTGGTTTAACACCACAATCTGTTGGTGTACTAGGTGGCTATAAAGTGCAAGGAAAAGATGCTAAAAGCGCGAACAGATTGTTAGAAGATGCAAAAAAATGCGAAGAGGCTGGAGCGATTGCTCTTGTATTAGAATGTGTGCCAATGCAACTAGCTGAGCTTGTATCACAGCAACTAACGATTCCGACAATCGGCATAGGTGCTGGAGCGAAAGTAGATGGTCAAGTGCTTGTTTATCATGATCTCATTTCGTATGGGGTAACGCGTGTTCCGAAATTTGTGAAGCAATATACGTCTGTCCAAGAAGAAATTGTACGTGGAATCTCACAATATGTGACTGAAGTGAAAACGGGACAATTTCCAGGGAAAGAACATTCGTTCACAATGAAAGAGGAAGAATGCTTAGCGTTATACGGAGGGAAACAGTGATGAGAATTATTACAACAGTGCAAGAGATGCAGCAAATTGCTGGAGAGATTCGTGCGAGAGGTAAACAAATTGGATTTGTTCCAACGATGGGTTATTTACATGAAGGGCATGGGGCCTTATTACGTCAAGCAAGACAAGAGAATGAAATTGTTATTTTAAGTGTATTTGTGAATCCATTGCAATTTGGACCGAATGAAGATTTAGATCGTTATCCGCGTGATATTGGGCGAGATGAGAAGATAGCGGTAGAAACAGGCGCTGACTACTTATTTTATCCGAGCGTAGAGGAAATGTATCCCGCAGAGCAAACAACAAAAATTGAAGTTGTGAAGCGGACAGATGTATTATGCGGAAAGCAGCGTCCAGTCCATTTTGCTGGTGTTGCGACAGTATTAATGAAGCTTTTTAATGTAACAATGCCAAACCGCGCTTATTTCGGTATGAAAGATGCCCAGCAAGTTGCCGTAATTGAAGGATTCGTGAGTGATTTTAATATTCCGACTACGATTGTACCTGTCGATATTGTCCGAGAAGAGGATGGATTAGCAAGAAGTTCTCGTAATGTGTATTTATCAGAAAGAGAACGTCAAGAAGCGCCTTATTTATACCATAGTTTATGTATGGCAAAAGAACGTATTGAAGCAGGGGAACGTAATCCAAGAATGATTACAAGTCTTGTGAAAGAATATATCGAAGTAAATACGCAAGGTATCGTCGATTATGTAGATGTATATGCGTATCCAAACTTGACGGGAATTGAGACAATCCAAGGACGCATCATTATTGCGATTGCAGTGAAGTTTGAAAATGCACGATTAATTGACAATATTACATTAACGGTTGAATAAGGGGGAGCATCGATGTTTCGCACAATGATGAGAGCGAAGTTACACCGCGCGACTGTAACGGAAGCAAATTTAAATTATGTAGGTAGTATTACAATTGATGAAGATTTAATGGATGCAGTAGAAATTGTAGAAAATGAAAAAGTACAAATTGTTAATAATAATAATGGAGCTCGTTTAGAGACATATGTTATTAAAGGAGAGCGTGGTAGTGGTGTTGTTTGTTTAAACGGTGCAGCGGCCAGACTGGTTCAACCAGGTGATAAAGTTATTATTATTTGCTACGGTCTTGTAGCAGCAGAAGAGGTATGCAAGCAAGTACCGAAAATTGCAGTGTTAGATGATAATAATCAGATTATTGAAATGTTGGGTGCTGAAAAAGCTGGTACGATTTTATAAGTAAAAAAAGCTATCTCTTCACGGGGATAGCTTTTTTTGTTTCTTTTCATTAAGATGATAAAAAACGTGGTATAGTAACAATATATGAATTTCTGTTGTTTGAAAGGTAAGAAATTGAGGTGTTACATATGAATAAGCGTTATGTCGTTGTTGATTTGGAAACGACAGGGAACTCCTGGAAAGATGGGAAGGACAAAATTACACAAATTGCAGCTGTTGTAGTGGAAGATGGAGAAATCTTGGAAATTTTTTCGTCTTTTGTCAACCCAAAGAGAGAGATTCCCCCATTTATTACAGAACTAACAGGGATCGATGAAGATCTCGTGAAACAAGCCCCGCTATTTCGCGATGTAGCGCCGATGATTGTTGAACTATTACAAGGTGCTTATTTTGTTGCACATAACGTTCACTTTGATTGGAATTTTCTAAAAGACGAATTAAAGCAGGCTGGATATCCAGAAGTAAACTGCCCTAAAATTGATACAGTTGAACTGGCACAAGTTATTTTGCCAACCGCTGATAGCTATAAATTACGTGATTTAGCAAAAAAATATGAATTGGAACATGATCAACCACATCGTGCAGATAGTGATGCTCTTGTTACAGCGGAATTATTTTTACAATTTCTAGACAAATTAAAGCAGTTCCCGCTTGTTACATTGCAATCCTTGTATGAACTAAGTGATGTGTTTCAAAGTAATATAGGCGATATTATTTCAGAGAATATTTTAAAGAAAATGATGCATGGCAAAGAAGATGTAAAGAAATACGATATACACCGAAATCTTGCACTTCGAAAACGAAATTACACATTAGCAATGGGAGACGATTGTTCATCTAAATTTGATGCCTTTCTACATAAAGCGATGGAGCAGCTTGCGCAAACGATGTCATCGTTTGAAAAAAGAGAAGGACAGCAGCAAATGATGACGGAAGTATATACGGCGTTAAGAGACTCTCGTTTTTCTTTAATTGAAGCGGGAACAGGTACAGGAAAGACGCTTGCCTATTTACTACCAAGCGTGTATTATGCGAAGAAAACAGAAAAACCTATCGTAATTAGTACACAAACTGTACAGCTTCAACAACAAATGCTTGAAAATGAAATTCCTTTATTACGAAACATATTGCCGTTTCCGTTTGAAGTGGCTCTCTTAAAAGGTAGAAAGCATTATCTTTGTTTACATAAATTTGAACATGCACTGCAAGAAGAAGAGAGGAATTATGATGTTGCGATCACGAAAGCAAAAATTTTAGTATGGCTGCTTCAAACAGAATCGGGTGATCGAGATGAGCTCAATATTCCAGAAGGTGGAAAGTTACTATGGGAGCGTATTTGTAGTGACGTATACAGTCCAGGTGGAATGCAGAGTAATTGGTTTAGCCGCTGTTTTTATCAACGTGCAAAAAATAAAGCATTATTTGCAGATATTGTGATTACAAATCATTCTTTATTATTTCAAGACTTTGTTAGTGAAGAGCCACTCTTGGCATCGTGCGAACATATTATTTTTGATGAGGCACATCATCTTGAAGAAACAGCAAGCAGAACACTTGGTGAACAGTTTTCATGCATGTATTTTCAACTTGTTTTATCACGTCTAGGTACGTTAGAAACAGATGATGTGTTGGCGAAAGTGTATGAGATGATGAAAAAATCACAATATGCATCACGTTCAACTTTTCGAATGCTGAGCCATAGGCTGAAAGAAATTAAATTTGATGCCGATGAATTATTTCAAATGATACGTACATTTATATTCCAACAAACAAAGCAAGAACAAGGAGCGAGCAATATGCCGCTCGTTTATCGATACGATGCGAAACAAGAAAGAGGAAAGCTATGGAGTAGCATTGTTGAGCTAACCAATCGCTTTGTATACGAATTAAGAAAATTACTTACTTTGTTAGAGAAACAAGCTGATGTACTGCAAAATCAAATGGAGTGGGAGATGCATATTGTTACAGGAGAGTTTATGCATCTGATTGAGTTGTTAAGGAAAATGGCTGATTCGCTTCAGTTGCTTATTTTAGAACAAACATCTTATGTAACATGGATGGAGACGGAAACGAAAGGTACGATTCATTCAACCGTATTATATGCGCAGCCCGTCCATATAGCAGAAAAGTTTGCCGATGAGTTTCTAACAGGGAAACAAAGTGTAATCTTCACGTCAGCGACGTTAACTGTAAATAATACATTCGACTATATAAAAGAAGAACTAGGACTACATGACTTCGCACCAGATACATTCACAGTGCCGTCGCCATTTCATTATGAGAAGCAAGTAAAATTAATGGTTTCAACTGACGTTCCTCTTATTAAGCAAGTAAGTGAGAAAGAGTATGTAAACGAAATGTCGCAGCATATTATGAAAATTGCGAAATCTACAAATGGGAGAATGCTTGTTTTATTTACATCGTATGAAATGTTAAAAGAAACATATGCAAATTTAAAACAAGAAGATGAATTAGAAGATTTTTTATTGCTTACACAAAGTGTTCATAATCGTAGTCGCAGCCGCTTAGTTAGGAAATTTCAAGAGTTTGAAAAGGCAATTCTTTTAGGAACAAGTAGTTTTTGGGAAGGGATTGATATTCCAGGTGATGCGTTAAGTTGTCTCGTTATTGTTCGATTGCCGTTTACACCTCCTAGTCAGCCGATGATGCAAGCGAAAAGTGAATGGATGAAAGAAAAAGGAGAAGATGTATTTACAAAGCTTGCACTTCCGCAAGCAATCCTTCGCTTTAAACAGGGATTTGGCCGATTGATTCGTACAACGACGGATACAGGAACAGTATTTGTGTTAGACCGTCGTTTAACCACAGCCTTTTATGGAAAACGATTTCTTCAGTCTATTCCTAATGTTCCTCTTTATGAGGGACCATTAGAAGAGCTTTTGCAGAAATTAGAATAGAGTAAAAATATACGCCTGAAGTACATGGTACTTCAGGCGTAAAATGTGGGTAGGAGGAATTTTATTTTTCTTACATCATGTATACAAATGTATTGCTTTTCAATTTGAAACCTTTTTTTGCTGTACATGTCCTGCTATAATAGATGGGTGATGAAGCAGGGGTTGTAAAGAATGTACTCTTATTGTAACCGTATTGCGTTCTTCTATAATTAGAAATTTTTGTGTAACGGAGGAGTTTTCATGGAGAAGAAAATCGAAGTGCTATCAACAACGCGTATTAAATATACGTCCGATTTGTATAAAATTGTTGATAGTTTAAATCGCACTTTAAAAGAGCAGGACCTCATGTTCGGGTTGGCATTAGACGAAAACGAAAAAGAAACAGCAGTATTTACGATATACAGAACGTAGTGATACAATGAAAAAGTGGATCTTTGCCATCATTATCGTTATCGTTGCAATTGGGTTATATGGGGTGCATATTTATAATACGACGATGGAGAAAAAAATTCCAAAAGAGTCGAAAACTATTGAGATGGCAAAGGAAAAAGCCAAGCTCACAAAAGTAGAAAAAGTCGACTACTATAACGGAAAATCTTCATATGCAGTCGTACAAGGTGTGGATGAAAAAGGAGAACAAACAATCGTTTGGGTACCTGAGAAAAAAGGAAATGTCCTAGTGCGGAAAAAAAGCGAAGGAATTTCCGAAAAGAAAGCAATACAAATTGTGGCTAGTGAACGCAAGCCAAAAGAATTTGTAAAGGTTAAATTAGGTGCTGAAAACGATGTTCCATTGTGGGAAATTACATATATTGATCAAGAAGGTCGTTATACGTATTATTATCTAGAATTTCAAGATGGGAAATATGCTGGTTATTACAGCATTGAAAAATAGATGCAGGGGGAAACCACAAATGAAATTAGCAAAGCGAGTAGCTGCTTTAACACCGTCTTCAACTTTAGAAATTACAGCAAAGGCCCAAGCATTAAAAGCAGAAGGCCATGACGTAATCGGACTAGGAGCCGGAGAACCGGACTTTAATACGCCGGAGCATATTATGAATGCCGCACATCAAGCGATGTTAGAAGGGCATACAAAATATACGCCAACAGGCGGATTAGTGACGCTAAAACAAGAAATTGCGAAAAAGTTTACTCGTGATCAAGGGTTAGCGTACGACTCTAGTGAAATTATTGTATGTAATGGAGCAAAACATGCTTTATATACATTGTTTCAAGTGTTACTTGACGAAGGAGACGAAGTTATCATTCCAACTCCTTATTGGGTAAGTTATCCTGAACAAGTGAAGCTTGCTGGTGGTGAGCCTGTATATGTAGAAGGCTTAGAAGACAATCAATACAAAATTACACCAGAGCAGCTACGCGGGGCAATTACGGAGAAAACGAAAGCTGTTATTATTAATTCGCCGAGCAATCCAACAGGAATGATCTACAGCAAAGAAGAATTACAACAGCTTGGAGAAGTATGTTTAGAACACGACATTTTAATCGTTTCTGATGAAATCTATGAGAAATTGGTTTATGGCGAAACCGAGTATACATCCATTGCTCAGCTTTCTAATGCATTAAAAGAACAGACAATTATTATTAACGGTGTATCTAAATCGCATTCTATGACAGGATGGCGCATTGGCTATGCAGCAGGTAATAAACAGCTTATTAAAGCGATGACGAACTTAGCAAGTCATAGTACATCAAACCCAACTTCAATTGCACAATACGGAGCAATTGCTGCATATGCCGGTTCACAAGAACCTGTCGAAATGATGCGTCAAGCGTTTGAAGAGCGATTAAATATCATCTATGATAAACTGATTCAAATCCCAGGTTTCACTTGTATTAAACCACAAGGGGCATTTTATCTGTTCCCGAACGTAAAAGAAGCTGTTACATTAGCTGGTTACGATACAGTTGATGAATGGGCAAAAGCGTTACTAGAAGAAGAAAAAGTGGCGCTTGTGCCAGGAACAGGATTTGGTGCGCCAAACAATGTTCGCTTATCTTATGCAACATCTCTTGAGCAATTAGAGAAAGCATTAGAGCGAATTAATGCGTTTATGAACGATAAAGTGCAAGCTTAAAAGTAATTGTGAACAAATGAAGATGACCTCCCTATCTATAGGGAGGTTTTTTGACGAATTGTGGCAAAAAGAAATGCTAACAGGTGTGTTATACTAGAAATCGAGGTGTTGAAACATGAAGAAGAAAATGATGCTACAATGGTTTGAGCAGGGAAGTATTGCTATTCCAAAGTTGCTTATGATGCATTATAAAAAACTTGGTTTAAATGAGATAGAGTTTATGGTAGTGCTCCATGTGCATACTTTTTTAGAAGCTGGGAATTCTTTTCCAACTCCAGCGGAAATTGCGGAGCGTATGACAATTACAGAAATGAAGAGTATGGAAATCATTCAAGTATTAATTCAAAAAGGATTTTTAGCACTAGAAGGCGGTCAGAAATCCGAAGCTGGTATATGTGAGAGTTATTCTTTACAGCCGCTTTGGGAAAAAATATTACATTTTTTAATGAATGAAAGCATTGAGGAAGAACAAAAAGAACAAAAGGAACTACAAGTAAATTTATATACAATTTTTGAACATGAATTTGGCAGACCGCTATCTCCGTTTGAGTGTGAGACGTTAGCAATGTGGCAAGATCAAGATCAACATCATCCCAATCTAATCCAAGCAGCTCTTCGTGAAGCGGTGATGAGTGGGAAACTTAACTTTCGGTATATTGATCGAATCTTGTTTGAATGGAAAAAGAATGGAATTAAGACTGTTGATCAAGCGCAAGATCAAGGACGGAAATTTAGAGCAAATCAACAGCGAACACAGCAAGTATCGAAACAAGAGACAAAATATACAGGGAAAGTCCCTTTTTATAATTGGTTAGAGCAGTAATATAGGAGGACAGGCATGTTAAATAAGACACAAATTCGTCATTGCTTAGATACAATGGCAGAGATGTATCCGGAAGCACATTGTGAATTAAATCATGAAAATCCATTTGAACTTGTCATTGCCGTAGCCTTATCTGCACAATGTACAGATGTACTTGTAAATAAGGTAACGAAGAGTTTATTTCAAAAATATAAGACGCCTGAAGATTATTTAAGCGTTTCGTTAGAAGAATTGCAGCAGGATATCCGTTCAATCGGATTGTACCGAAATAAAGCAAAAAATATTCAAAAGCTATGTCGGATGCTACTTGATGATTATGATGGAGAGGTACCACAAGATAGAGATGAATTAATAAATCTACCAGGTGTCGGCAGAAAAACGGCAAATGTAGTTGTTTCCGTAGCATTTGGCATCCCAGCTATCGCTGTTGATACACATGTGGAACGGGTGAGCAAGCGTCTTGCAATTTGTCGCTGGAAAGATTCTGTATCAGAAGTAGAGAAAACATTAATGAAGAAAGTACCAATGGAAGAGTGGGGTGTTACGCATCACCGTATGATTTTCTTTGGTCGTTATCATTGCAAAGCGCAGCGTCCGCAATGTGAAGAGTGTCGGTTATTAGAAGTATGTCGTGAAGGCAAGAAGCGGATGAAGGGGAAATGAAGGAATGAAACAAGTATTACAAATACCAGATGAATTTCAATGTATTCCTTTTTTTGAAAGTGATGTAAAGAAGATAGAATATGATACAGATCAATCTTTTGTAGAGTTGTTAGAAAGTACTTATTTTTTATTTGATATAGAGAAGCAATATAAGCCGTGGAGTGAAATAGAAACGAGTATTCCGGCGGTGTTAGATGTGTGGAAAGCGAAGAAAGAGGATATTTCTATACTTTTTCGAAATCGAAAGCGGAAAGAAGCAAAAGAACCGATGATTCAGTTTGCTGCACATTTAGTATCAATTCTGCACTGGTTGAATGGACAGCTAGTACCAGGAATGAAAGAGATTGAGAAAGAAATTGAAAAGTTAAAGATAAAGCCTGTTAATTTTAGGGAACGCTATTTATTTATTACAGCGCAACCAGATCATTATCATTCCTTTATTCAAATTACGCAGTTGTATGAAGAAATTGAAAAGCTCTATGTAAAAGCATTACTAATAAAAAAGAAGTCACCGTCTCGCTAGGAGAGGGTGACTTCTTTTTTATTGTTGTGGTACCGGATTTGGAGGCTGTACCTCACCCTCACCTGGTGGAGGCTTTACCTCACCTGGCGGAGGCTTTACCTCACCTGGTGGTGGGTTAGATCCACCACCAGGCTGTCCTGTAGCCGGTTTATCTGGTTGATCCGGTTTATTATCTGGTTGGTCCGGTTTATTATCTGGTTGGTCCGGTTTATCCGGTTTTTGCTGTTCTTGTTTGTCCTTTTCTTCTTCAGCTTTTTTCTTAGCTTCTTCTTCTTGTTGTTTGCGCTTTTCTTCTTCAGCTTTTTTCTTAGCTTCTTCATTTTGTTTGCGTTTTTCTTCTTCGGCTTTTTTCTTATCGTCTGTACTCTCGCCCGGAATGGTGATGGATGCACCTGCTGCATCACTTATTCCATTCCCTTTTTTCGCTACTACAGAGAAGCTGTAAGTTACGCCGGGTTTAACACCGCCAAGTGAGGCACTTGTACCGCTCACGGATAAACCACCGCTAGAGCCATCGCTTCCTTTATAGCTTGCAGAATACGAAACGCCTGAAGGTCCAGACCATTGTAATGTAATGGTATTAGATGCTTGATCGTAAGCAGGCTTTAAGCCAGTAGGTGGAGCTACTTCTGTTTTCTTTACAGCATCTTTTTTTACACCTTTAATATATAGTTCATCATTGTCACGATATACTGTATTTGGCATTTCAAAACGGGCGTTATCTGTTGCCAACTCGCTCATCATTGCTTTAAACATACGTGGAGCAATTTGAGTTGAGTTGGCCCCAACATAATTTTCAGGACTATCTTTTTCATATCCTGTCCAAACAGCCATCGTATATTGTGGTGTATAGCCAGCAAACCAACTGTCACGGTTCGCAGAAGCTGGAATATTATGTTTCTGTAATGTTGGTGCATCATAGTTTGTTGTACCTGTTTTACCAGCGATATCGAGAGAACCAATGTTTGCTGTTTTACCGGTACCAGATTGAACGACCGTGCGAAGCATATCAGTTATCATATATGCAGTGTAATCTTTCATAACGCGTTTTTCTTTTGGTGTAAAGCTATGTTCTTTTCCGTCAGGATAAACCACTTTTGTTACGAAGTGAGGTTTATTGTAAACACCGCCATTACCGAAAGAAGCATATGCACCAGCAACTGCTAACGGAGAGGATTCATTTGTACCAATTGCACTTGATTCTACCGCACCATCTTTACCGAATGTAAGGCCAAGTTCTTGTGCAAAACCTTGTGCTTTTGATAAACCAACTTCTTGTGCTGTTTTGATAGCAGGTACGTTTTTAGACCATTGCAGCGCGTAACGCATTGACATTGGTCCTTCATATCGACCGTTCGCATTTCTAATTGTTTGGCCAGTTGAATATTTATATTCTGAATCATCTACTTGATGATAAGTAGACCATTTTAAATATTCAATAGCTGGAGCATAGTCAAAGATTGGCTTCATTGTAGAACCAACAGCACGTTCTAAATCCACAGCCATGTTATGACCTTTAAATGTTGCTTTTTTTTCTCCGCGACCACTACCAATTGCACGAACTTCTCCAGAAGCTGTATCCATAAAGACAAATGCACCTTGGAATTCATCATTTGGATAGTTCACGAGTTCACCGGTATTCATGATCTTATCTGCATGGTCTTGGGCTTTCGTATCTAACGTTGTATAAATAGAAAGACCATCAGATCCAATATTGACATCTTCTATTTCAGCTTCAATTTCTTGTACAACAGCATCAAGGAATCCCTGATATGGCATTTCTGTTGCTTCTTTAGATGGTAGAAGTCCTTCTGTTACAGGAATGTTCATTGCTTCTTCCATTTCTTGCTTCGTAATGAAGTTGTGTCGATTCATTAACGTTAGTACAATGTTACGACGTTTTGTTGCGTCGTCGACGTTTTCGGGTTTTGTTGGGTCATATTTGTTTGGGCCTTGTGGTAGACCAGCAAGCATAGCAGCTTCATGTAATTTTAAATCTTTTAAATCTTTTCCATAATAGTTTTTTGCAGCTGTTGCAACCCCATAAGAACGGTTACCAAGGTTGATTTTGTTTAAGTACATTTCTAAAATTTCATGTTTTGAATATTGTTGCTCTAGCTTATAAGCTAAATACCATTCTTGTACTTTACGTTTTGATGTTTTTTCAAACGTTAGGAAATAGTTTTTGATTACTTGTTGAGTAATCGTACTACCACCTTGCTTAGAATCACTTGTAAAGTTTTCAAAAATTGCTTTTCCGGTCCGTTTAAAGTCAATGCCGTCATGGGTATAGAAACGAGCATCTTCCGTTGCAAGAAATGCACTTTCTACTACCTTTGGAATTTGATCGTAAGTGACATTCGTTCGCTTTTCGGCCCCATATTCATAAATAAATTTCCCATCTTTATCATAAAACTTTGTTGATAATGGGTTGACAAGTTTTGCTTTATCTAGCTTTGGAGCATCTTTCACCATCACAAAGAAAGCGGAAACTCCAGCAACAAGACCAACAATGCCAATTAATAAGCAAGCAATTAAAAATTTCTTAAAAAAGGAACCCTTTTTCTTTGGCTTCTCCGTTTTATGTGTTTCTTGCTTTTGATTTTGTGCATGTTTTCGTTCTGTACGAGAACGATAATTTTCTGACATTATACTTTCTCCTACCTTTCATTTTCTCCCCAAAAGTCGAAAAAAGAGCCTTATTGTTGACTTTATCACGAAAAATAAACCATGTCTAGTACGCGAATATAATCGATTCGAGGGTGATAACCGCATGATAATAAGGATCCGTGCTCTTCGATTTCTTGTTTTGTAATCGATTTGCGTCCACCGGCATCTTGGCGATTCCAAAATGAAATAACATGTTTTGCATCGAGTAAATAAAATTCATCATAAAGCGTAAATTTAATAATAACAAATGCAATTCCATTATGAGCTACTACTTGTTTCATATGTTCAATTTGATGAAGATGGAAGTTTTGCAACGGAAAACTTGTTTTATTTTTGGTTTCTTTCGCCTCAAAGTCAATGTACCGTCCTTTGTATACACCGTTGTAGTCCGTTGTAGATGG
This region includes:
- a CDS encoding biotin--[acetyl-CoA-carboxylase] ligase, coding for MQSTMRKQLLQIFSEADGEFVSGQTISDKLGCSRTAVWKHMEDLRSEGYELEAVRRLGYRINSKPDKVTANEIQLGLQTEFIGRTVYFEESVESTQHIAARLAYEGAAEGTIVVAEEQLAGRGRLSRKWHSPKGTGIWMSIILRPTVPVHQAPQLTLLAAVSVAQAIEKCTGVNVGIKWPNDILIQGKKAVGILTEMQADPDKINAVIIGIGINVNQKQEHFADEIQHIATSLAIEVGKPIARAELMQHIFLQMEKLYQEYLKNGFSVIKLLWESYAVSIGKEITARTMKDAITGVAKGITADGVLMLEDHEGHIHHIHSADIEIK
- the panB gene encoding 3-methyl-2-oxobutanoate hydroxymethyltransferase, coding for MKTRTDFLKMKEKGEPITMLTAYDYPSAKLAEEAEIDMILVGDSLGMVVLGYDSTIPVTVDDMIHHTKAVRRGAKETFIVTDMPFMSYHVSLQETMHNARRIVQESGAHAVKVEGADEVVSIIRFLTNAGIPVVAHLGLTPQSVGVLGGYKVQGKDAKSANRLLEDAKKCEEAGAIALVLECVPMQLAELVSQQLTIPTIGIGAGAKVDGQVLVYHDLISYGVTRVPKFVKQYTSVQEEIVRGISQYVTEVKTGQFPGKEHSFTMKEEECLALYGGKQ
- the panC gene encoding pantoate--beta-alanine ligase, yielding MRIITTVQEMQQIAGEIRARGKQIGFVPTMGYLHEGHGALLRQARQENEIVILSVFVNPLQFGPNEDLDRYPRDIGRDEKIAVETGADYLFYPSVEEMYPAEQTTKIEVVKRTDVLCGKQRPVHFAGVATVLMKLFNVTMPNRAYFGMKDAQQVAVIEGFVSDFNIPTTIVPVDIVREEDGLARSSRNVYLSERERQEAPYLYHSLCMAKERIEAGERNPRMITSLVKEYIEVNTQGIVDYVDVYAYPNLTGIETIQGRIIIAIAVKFENARLIDNITLTVE
- the panD gene encoding aspartate 1-decarboxylase, with translation MFRTMMRAKLHRATVTEANLNYVGSITIDEDLMDAVEIVENEKVQIVNNNNGARLETYVIKGERGSGVVCLNGAAARLVQPGDKVIIICYGLVAAEEVCKQVPKIAVLDDNNQIIEMLGAEKAGTIL
- the dinG gene encoding ATP-dependent DNA helicase DinG is translated as MNKRYVVVDLETTGNSWKDGKDKITQIAAVVVEDGEILEIFSSFVNPKREIPPFITELTGIDEDLVKQAPLFRDVAPMIVELLQGAYFVAHNVHFDWNFLKDELKQAGYPEVNCPKIDTVELAQVILPTADSYKLRDLAKKYELEHDQPHRADSDALVTAELFLQFLDKLKQFPLVTLQSLYELSDVFQSNIGDIISENILKKMMHGKEDVKKYDIHRNLALRKRNYTLAMGDDCSSKFDAFLHKAMEQLAQTMSSFEKREGQQQMMTEVYTALRDSRFSLIEAGTGTGKTLAYLLPSVYYAKKTEKPIVISTQTVQLQQQMLENEIPLLRNILPFPFEVALLKGRKHYLCLHKFEHALQEEERNYDVAITKAKILVWLLQTESGDRDELNIPEGGKLLWERICSDVYSPGGMQSNWFSRCFYQRAKNKALFADIVITNHSLLFQDFVSEEPLLASCEHIIFDEAHHLEETASRTLGEQFSCMYFQLVLSRLGTLETDDVLAKVYEMMKKSQYASRSTFRMLSHRLKEIKFDADELFQMIRTFIFQQTKQEQGASNMPLVYRYDAKQERGKLWSSIVELTNRFVYELRKLLTLLEKQADVLQNQMEWEMHIVTGEFMHLIELLRKMADSLQLLILEQTSYVTWMETETKGTIHSTVLYAQPVHIAEKFADEFLTGKQSVIFTSATLTVNNTFDYIKEELGLHDFAPDTFTVPSPFHYEKQVKLMVSTDVPLIKQVSEKEYVNEMSQHIMKIAKSTNGRMLVLFTSYEMLKETYANLKQEDELEDFLLLTQSVHNRSRSRLVRKFQEFEKAILLGTSSFWEGIDIPGDALSCLVIVRLPFTPPSQPMMQAKSEWMKEKGEDVFTKLALPQAILRFKQGFGRLIRTTTDTGTVFVLDRRLTTAFYGKRFLQSIPNVPLYEGPLEELLQKLE